The following are encoded together in the Nymphaea colorata isolate Beijing-Zhang1983 chromosome 14, ASM883128v2, whole genome shotgun sequence genome:
- the LOC116267797 gene encoding glutamyl-tRNA(Gln) amidotransferase subunit C, chloroplastic/mitochondrial, whose amino-acid sequence MAAQALHRSLFSFSTTRHYLSPFSYPPCRSSFVAMFASTSVPPPDVAKLAESARIVLTSEEVEQFTPKIRQVVDWFGQLQAVDLESVEPALRADMDVYDNLRPDAPEIFKNRESMLSSVPSYDEPYIKVPKVLNKE is encoded by the exons ATGGCAGCGCAGGCTCTCCACCGCTCCTTGTTCTCCTTCAGTACTACTCGACACTACCTCTCTCCATTTTCATACCCTCCTTGTCGTTCAAGTTTCGTCGCCATGTTCGCTTCCACATCTGTTCCACCTCCCGATGTTGCTAAATTAGCAGAAAGTGCCCGAATTGTGCTCACTTCAGAAGAG GTTGAGCAATTCACACCCAAAATTAGGCAAGTCGTAGACTG GTTTGGGCAGCTTCAAGCTGTTGACCTTGAAAGTGTTGAACCTGCACTTAGAGCTG ATATGGATGTCTATGACAATTTGCGACCAGATGCGCCTGAAATTTTCAAGAACAG AGAATCAATGTTATCATCTGTTCCTAGCTATGATGAGCCATATATTAAAGTTCCAAAAGTATTGAACAAGGAGTGA